In Penaeus vannamei isolate JL-2024 chromosome 14, ASM4276789v1, whole genome shotgun sequence, one DNA window encodes the following:
- the LOC113829143 gene encoding helix-loop-helix protein delilah, with the protein MEMAESRREKTNSGENDKVERGEEKYGLRPRTVIKRLQQERFRQEVSPKRPGRSKSRPAPLSKYRRKTANARERHRMRDINNAFDSLRKVLPEAMEVHASPSSMTKITTLRLAVSYIRALTEVLEDDTDNDLLALQNSLQNSLQQTLNKTLNNSFQNESASESMASSTCEPVASHFSHQYIAQIPQASSFSSCNTSSASYSPSTARGSLSSASDLEELLSDDSGLLEDNLDVFHDIPMLSEAVPIDILLVPEKSSLPFSTQLCS; encoded by the coding sequence ATGGAGATGGCAGAGAGCAGAAGGGAGAAAACAAACAGTGGCGAAAATGACAAAGTGGAGCGCGGCGAAGAGAAGTATGGATTGCGGCCTCGCACAGTCATCAAGAGGTTGCAGCAAGAAAGGTTCAGGCAAGAGGTATCGCCCAAGAGGCCAGGGCGCTCAAAGTCCAGGCCAGCACCGCTATCCAAGTACAGGAGAAAGACAGCTAACGCTCGGGAACGTCACCGAATGAGAGACATAAACAATGCATTCGATTCGCTGCGAAAAGTTCTCCCAGAGGCTATGGAAGTACACGCGAGCCCGTCATCCATGACCAAGATCACGACCCTCCGTCTGGCCGTCAGCTACATCAGGGCGCTGACGGAGGTGCTGGAGGATGACACGGATAACGACCTTTTGGCCCTCCAGAACAGCCTGCAGAATTCTCTCCAGCAGACCCTGAACAAGACGTTAAACAACTCCTTCCAGAACGAATCCGCTTCGGAAAGCATGGCGTCAAGCACCTGCGAACCTGTAGCATCGCACTTTTCACACCAGTACATAGCTCAGATTCCTCAGGCGAGCTCCTTTTCATCTTGCAACACCTCTTCGGcatcctactccccctccacggCCCGAGGGTCACTCAGCAGCGCTAGCGACCTCGAGGAATTACTCTCCGATGACTCTGGTCTCCTTGAGGACAACCTTGACGTCTTTCATGACATTCCGATGTTGTCCGAAGCGGTTCCAATAGACATTCTCCTTGTGCCAGAGAAGAGCAGCCTCCCCTTCTCAACGCAGCTGTGTAGTTAA